From Brochothrix thermosphacta DSM 20171 = FSL F6-1036, a single genomic window includes:
- the yycF gene encoding response regulator YycF translates to MSEKKVLVVDDEKPIADIVDFNLTKEGYEVQVAYDGDDALDKVESFQPDLILLDIMLPGRDGMEVCREIRKKYDMPIIMVTAKDSEFDKVLGLELGADDYVTKPFSNRELVARVKANLRRHANADKAQKQEKITEIKIGALTIHPEAYVASKRGQQIDLTHREFELLHYLAQHIGQVMTRENLLQTVWGYDYFGDVRTVDVTVRRLREKIEDTPSHPTWLVTRRGVGYYLRNPEQE, encoded by the coding sequence ATGAGTGAAAAGAAAGTATTAGTTGTAGACGACGAAAAACCCATTGCAGATATCGTCGATTTCAATTTGACAAAAGAAGGCTATGAGGTACAAGTAGCTTACGATGGTGATGATGCTTTAGATAAGGTTGAATCCTTTCAACCGGATTTAATCCTTTTAGATATTATGTTGCCAGGCCGCGATGGCATGGAAGTTTGTCGTGAAATTCGTAAAAAATACGACATGCCAATTATAATGGTAACTGCGAAAGACTCTGAATTTGATAAAGTACTTGGATTGGAACTAGGTGCAGACGATTATGTTACAAAACCGTTCAGTAACCGTGAACTTGTTGCACGCGTTAAGGCCAACCTACGTCGACATGCCAATGCAGATAAAGCACAAAAACAAGAAAAAATCACTGAAATTAAAATTGGTGCGTTAACAATTCACCCAGAAGCTTATGTGGCATCAAAAAGAGGGCAGCAAATTGACTTAACACATCGTGAATTTGAATTGTTGCACTACTTAGCACAGCATATAGGACAAGTTATGACACGTGAAAACTTGTTGCAAACGGTTTGGGGCTATGACTATTTTGGTGATGTCCGCACAGTTGATGTGACCGTTAGACGTCTGCGTGAAAAAATTGAAGATACACCCAGTCACCCAACCTGGCTCGTCACCCGACGTGGTGTAGGCTATTATCTACGTAACCCTGAACAGGAGTAA
- the mvk gene encoding mevalonate kinase, with the protein MQTQGIASAKFILCGEHSVVYGEPAISFPFKQARIITTLKEIEGSEHQLISDFYTGTLSQAPEKLTAVKALIPHILKRYQCHSVLEITIDSSVPVGRGLGSSAVVATSITRAMLAFLKRPVISSNVLPFVNFSEDIAHGNPSGIDAITVVNEQAVWFEKEKGLQSLSLNLTLPIVVADTGIPSETRASVAAVRDLYQKNNIEVSACISQLGEISREIGKEITTHGDLHTVGDLFNQAHQLLRKLSVSSPEIENLITCALDNQALGAKLTGGGRGGCVIVLCKDKQHAQKMATQLSAAGAIKTWISMIGE; encoded by the coding sequence ATGCAAACGCAAGGTATCGCATCTGCTAAATTTATATTATGTGGGGAACACTCCGTTGTTTATGGCGAACCTGCCATTTCATTCCCTTTCAAACAAGCGCGTATTATTACAACTTTAAAAGAAATAGAAGGTTCAGAACATCAATTGATTTCTGATTTTTATACAGGGACCTTATCACAAGCTCCCGAAAAATTAACAGCTGTTAAAGCACTCATTCCACATATCCTTAAGCGTTACCAGTGTCATTCTGTTTTAGAAATAACGATTGATTCTAGCGTACCCGTTGGACGTGGATTAGGTTCTAGCGCTGTGGTAGCAACAAGTATCACACGAGCAATGCTTGCCTTTTTAAAACGACCTGTGATTTCTTCAAATGTTTTACCCTTTGTTAATTTTTCTGAAGATATTGCTCATGGTAATCCCAGTGGTATTGATGCTATCACCGTTGTAAACGAACAGGCGGTTTGGTTTGAAAAGGAAAAAGGACTCCAATCTTTATCCCTTAATTTAACCCTTCCCATTGTTGTTGCAGATACTGGTATTCCAAGTGAAACAAGAGCTTCTGTAGCCGCAGTCAGAGACCTTTATCAGAAAAACAACATCGAAGTCTCTGCTTGTATTTCACAACTGGGAGAAATTTCCAGGGAAATAGGTAAAGAAATCACTACGCATGGCGATTTACATACAGTTGGTGATTTATTCAATCAGGCACACCAGCTTTTACGTAAACTATCTGTCAGTAGTCCTGAAATAGAAAACCTCATTACTTGTGCGCTTGATAACCAAGCATTGGGTGCAAAATTAACTGGGGGGGGACGTGGCGGTTGTGTCATCGTTCTTTGTAAAGATAAGCAACATGCCCAGAAAATGGCTACTCAACTGAGTGCCGCGGGTGCAATTAAAACATGGATATCAATGATAGGAGAGTAA
- the mvaD gene encoding diphosphomevalonate decarboxylase, whose product MKATAIAHTNIALIKYWGKRDNVLILPANSSLSMTLDQFYTETTVEWSDSFTEDQFSLNGKIQSDAKVGRFLSILRDQFSLTSFAHVTSTNHVPTAAGLASSASAFAALALAASKAAGRNDDETTLSRLARQGSGSASRSIFGGLAIWQKGEANDGSDSYAYEIPTPSKLDLALVVAVVDAGPKKVDSRLGMQTTVETSPFFEAWTKQATLDLEAMQRAMKENDFVTMGEIAERNALTMHATTMAANPPFTYMQPLSLALMDAVRDLRVAGIPAYFTMDAGPNVKVLCLTKDAERVKEALSVHTSLLYICHPGPKARVITHD is encoded by the coding sequence ATGAAAGCTACTGCGATTGCGCATACCAACATTGCTTTAATAAAATATTGGGGAAAACGAGATAACGTCTTGATTTTACCAGCGAATAGTAGTCTGTCGATGACGCTCGATCAATTCTACACGGAAACAACGGTTGAATGGTCGGACTCGTTCACAGAAGACCAATTCAGTCTCAATGGAAAGATACAATCCGATGCAAAAGTCGGACGTTTTCTCTCTATATTACGTGATCAGTTTTCACTCACAAGTTTTGCTCACGTTACATCAACCAACCACGTACCTACTGCAGCAGGACTCGCATCATCAGCAAGTGCTTTTGCTGCATTGGCACTTGCTGCAAGTAAAGCCGCGGGTCGAAATGACGATGAAACAACCCTTTCTCGTCTTGCACGCCAAGGTTCTGGTTCTGCCTCCCGTTCTATTTTTGGTGGGCTAGCCATCTGGCAAAAAGGTGAAGCAAACGATGGCAGTGATTCGTATGCTTATGAAATTCCTACACCTTCAAAACTTGATTTGGCGCTTGTCGTCGCTGTTGTTGATGCGGGACCAAAAAAAGTAGATAGCCGTTTAGGCATGCAAACGACAGTTGAAACGTCACCTTTCTTTGAAGCATGGACAAAACAAGCAACACTTGATTTAGAAGCAATGCAACGCGCGATGAAAGAAAATGATTTTGTTACGATGGGCGAAATTGCAGAACGTAATGCCTTAACGATGCACGCCACAACAATGGCAGCAAATCCACCTTTCACTTATATGCAGCCCCTTTCGTTAGCTTTAATGGACGCTGTTCGTGACTTGCGTGTTGCAGGTATTCCAGCTTACTTTACTATGGATGCTGGCCCAAATGTCAAAGTTCTTTGTTTAACAAAAGATGCGGAGCGGGTGAAAGAAGCATTGTCTGTCCATACATCACTCCTGTATATTTGCCACCCAGGACCGAAAGCTCGGGTGATTACACATGACTAA
- a CDS encoding metal ABC transporter substrate-binding protein, translating to MKKKLYLLVAVIAALTLVVAGCGNGSSKDSAADKKLKVVTTFYPMYEFSKQVVGNKGDVSVLIGAGVEPHDYEPSAKDVAKITEADVFVYNSQYFETWVPKVLENIDTSRTTVIDASKGIKLKDFTAAEEAAHEHDHEHGEDEHDHDHDNEAATDADKNPHVWLDPVLAQKQVENIQAGLVKKDKANKTTYDENAKTYVKKLDELDARYQAAFENAKEKTFVTSHAAFGYLANRYHLNQLPIAGLSPEAEPSPKEMAKIKEFITKNDIKVIYFEALASPKLAETLATETGAKTVELSPLEGLTEAQQKQGLDYIKTMDNNLKALQESIK from the coding sequence ATGAAGAAAAAACTGTATTTACTAGTTGCTGTCATCGCTGCATTGACTTTGGTTGTTGCTGGTTGCGGGAATGGAAGTAGCAAGGATTCAGCAGCTGATAAAAAATTAAAAGTAGTCACGACATTTTATCCAATGTATGAATTTTCAAAACAAGTAGTAGGTAATAAAGGTGATGTGAGCGTGTTGATTGGTGCGGGAGTTGAACCGCATGATTATGAGCCGTCAGCAAAAGATGTCGCTAAAATTACCGAAGCAGATGTGTTTGTATACAACAGTCAGTATTTCGAAACGTGGGTACCAAAAGTGTTAGAAAACATCGATACAAGTCGCACAACGGTAATTGATGCTAGCAAAGGTATTAAGTTGAAAGATTTTACCGCAGCTGAAGAAGCGGCACATGAGCACGATCATGAACATGGTGAGGACGAACACGATCACGACCATGATAATGAAGCAGCGACAGATGCAGATAAAAATCCACATGTTTGGCTAGATCCAGTTTTAGCACAAAAACAGGTGGAAAATATACAAGCAGGCTTAGTTAAAAAAGATAAAGCAAACAAAACAACATATGATGAAAATGCAAAAACATATGTTAAAAAATTAGATGAGTTAGATGCGCGTTATCAAGCAGCTTTTGAAAATGCGAAAGAGAAGACATTTGTCACATCGCATGCAGCATTTGGCTATCTCGCTAACCGTTATCATTTAAACCAACTGCCAATTGCAGGTCTCTCTCCTGAAGCAGAACCATCGCCAAAAGAGATGGCAAAAATCAAAGAATTTATTACTAAAAATGATATTAAAGTGATATACTTTGAAGCATTAGCATCACCGAAGTTAGCAGAAACATTAGCAACTGAAACAGGTGCAAAAACAGTTGAACTTAGTCCGCTTGAAGGATTGACAGAAGCACAACAAAAGCAAGGGTTAGATTATATAAAAACAATGGATAATAACCTCAAAGCATTGCAAGAAAGTATAAAATAA
- a CDS encoding siderophore ABC transporter substrate-binding protein — protein MKKTLMIMVTLLLVLLVACSPNKDTKKETKKEETVTITTPTGDVKVPKNPKKVVVLDYGVLDTMDKLGLGDTVVGMPRENVPSYLKKYDTDKVENLGGLKEVDIEKINELAPDLIISSGRMSDMNEKFEKIAPTIQMSVDTADYLKSFKTNTTEIAKVFDKQAEAKKQLEAIDTKIEKVRENVPTDKKALIILANEGKASAYGANSRFGLIHDVLGFTPVDKDLKVETHGQSVSFEYISKKNPDYIFVIDRGAVVGGEASGKKVIENELVEKTNAYKEKQVVYLDPEVWYFAGGGIESFNKMIDEIGNVVKK, from the coding sequence ATGAAAAAGACACTCATGATTATGGTGACATTATTACTTGTATTGTTAGTGGCGTGTAGCCCGAACAAAGATACAAAAAAAGAGACGAAAAAAGAAGAAACAGTTACAATCACAACACCAACGGGTGACGTGAAAGTGCCTAAAAATCCTAAAAAAGTTGTTGTGCTAGATTATGGTGTATTAGACACGATGGATAAATTAGGTTTAGGTGATACAGTAGTAGGTATGCCACGTGAGAATGTCCCGAGTTACTTGAAAAAGTACGACACAGATAAAGTGGAGAATCTAGGTGGTTTAAAAGAAGTTGATATTGAAAAAATTAATGAGTTAGCACCTGATTTAATAATTAGTTCTGGACGTATGTCAGATATGAATGAAAAATTCGAAAAAATTGCGCCAACAATCCAAATGTCTGTCGATACAGCGGATTATTTGAAGTCATTCAAAACAAATACAACTGAAATTGCAAAAGTTTTCGATAAACAAGCAGAAGCAAAAAAACAGTTAGAAGCAATAGATACTAAAATAGAAAAAGTACGTGAGAATGTACCAACAGATAAGAAAGCTTTAATTATTTTAGCGAATGAAGGTAAAGCATCTGCTTATGGCGCTAACTCACGTTTCGGACTCATCCATGACGTGCTTGGTTTTACACCGGTTGATAAAGACCTTAAAGTAGAAACACATGGACAAAGCGTTTCTTTTGAGTACATTAGTAAAAAGAATCCTGACTATATTTTTGTAATAGATCGTGGTGCAGTTGTGGGTGGAGAAGCGAGCGGTAAAAAAGTAATTGAAAATGAATTAGTTGAAAAAACAAATGCTTACAAAGAAAAACAGGTGGTATATCTTGACCCCGAAGTTTGGTACTTTGCAGGCGGAGGCATCGAGTCATTTAATAAAATGATTGATGAAATTGGAAACGTCGTTAAAAAGTAA
- a CDS encoding ABC transporter ATP-binding protein: MLQSKKLSKKYQDKLILDDITLEIPQAQVTAFIGANGAGKSTLLGIMSRLITKEDGEVLIDDQDVTKWKSRALAQKLAILKQSNQVSARLTVEDLVAFGRFPYSKGRLTLEDQQKVTQALEYMEITDLKADYIDELSGGQQQRVYIAMIIAQDTEYVLLDEPLNNLDMKHAVQMMKILRRLVDDFGKTIVLVLHDINFASAYADYMVGLKDGRIVAQGSTAEMMTPEQLNIVYDMPLAITEIGSCKYCLYFK; this comes from the coding sequence ATGCTGCAGTCAAAAAAACTTTCTAAAAAATACCAAGATAAACTGATTCTTGATGATATTACATTGGAAATACCTCAAGCCCAAGTCACGGCCTTTATTGGGGCGAACGGTGCAGGTAAAAGTACGTTATTAGGAATCATGAGTCGTTTGATTACTAAGGAAGACGGAGAAGTCTTGATAGATGATCAAGATGTCACTAAATGGAAGAGTCGTGCATTAGCACAGAAATTGGCAATTCTCAAACAAAGTAATCAAGTCAGTGCACGATTAACAGTTGAAGATTTAGTGGCATTTGGGCGCTTTCCGTATTCAAAAGGGCGATTAACATTAGAAGATCAACAGAAGGTGACGCAAGCTTTAGAATATATGGAGATTACTGATTTAAAAGCAGATTACATCGATGAGTTATCTGGAGGTCAGCAGCAACGTGTGTATATCGCGATGATTATTGCTCAAGATACGGAGTATGTTTTGTTGGACGAGCCTTTGAACAATTTAGATATGAAGCATGCAGTACAGATGATGAAAATTTTACGTCGTTTGGTAGATGACTTTGGCAAAACAATTGTGCTGGTTTTACACGATATCAATTTTGCTTCTGCGTATGCAGATTATATGGTAGGGCTTAAAGATGGCCGTATCGTAGCACAAGGCAGTACGGCAGAAATGATGACACCTGAACAGTTGAACATTGTTTATGATATGCCATTAGCTATTACTGAAATTGGTAGTTGCAAATATTGTTTATACTTTAAATAA
- a CDS encoding phosphomevalonate kinase yields MTKHMIKIPGKLYIAGEYAVVYPGHSAILTAVNRYIKVTIKDNDVNSINIPLDQYAVNWPLNKPFVAPRPAWRFVAEALNTTQTYLQEQNVPLTPVSLNVNSQLASVQGAKFGLGSSAAVTVAVVTALLTQFKQAPSKTLIFKLAAIAHYKIQGNGSCGDIAACTYGGWLSYTSFDQPWLLEQLQTASVSELVAKEWPLLHVLPLKAPTPYFCVGWTGSPAGTKGLVSLIQTYLAHSPQALKHFLTTSDACVDKFAQGIIENNTTLLKEALLTNRRLLKALGKKADVPIETPLLTTLCDLSFQVGGFGKTSGSGGGDCGIAFVPTAEMCKKLYKRWLAAGIKPLDFKEGRVSIEVIED; encoded by the coding sequence ATGACTAAACATATGATTAAAATTCCAGGTAAACTTTATATTGCGGGTGAATATGCCGTTGTCTATCCTGGTCATTCAGCCATTTTAACAGCAGTGAACCGCTACATTAAAGTAACCATTAAAGACAATGATGTTAACAGTATCAATATCCCGTTAGATCAATACGCTGTTAACTGGCCGCTGAACAAACCGTTTGTTGCACCACGTCCAGCATGGCGCTTTGTTGCAGAAGCACTCAACACGACACAAACCTATCTCCAAGAACAGAATGTTCCGCTGACACCCGTCTCACTAAACGTTAATAGTCAGCTTGCGAGTGTTCAAGGCGCTAAATTCGGATTAGGTTCCAGTGCAGCAGTCACTGTAGCTGTTGTAACAGCATTATTGACACAATTTAAACAAGCACCTTCAAAAACACTTATTTTTAAACTAGCTGCCATTGCTCATTACAAAATTCAAGGCAATGGTTCTTGTGGTGATATTGCGGCTTGTACATATGGTGGTTGGCTTTCTTATACCTCTTTTGATCAACCCTGGTTATTAGAACAATTACAAACAGCTTCTGTCAGTGAATTAGTCGCTAAAGAGTGGCCACTATTACATGTGCTGCCTCTTAAAGCGCCTACTCCCTATTTTTGTGTCGGTTGGACCGGTTCTCCGGCAGGTACAAAGGGCTTGGTATCACTCATTCAAACCTATTTAGCTCATTCACCACAAGCATTGAAGCACTTTTTAACTACTAGTGATGCGTGTGTTGATAAATTTGCACAAGGTATTATTGAAAACAACACGACCTTGTTGAAAGAAGCTCTTTTAACAAATAGACGCCTCTTGAAAGCCTTGGGTAAAAAAGCAGATGTTCCAATAGAAACGCCTCTATTGACTACACTTTGCGACCTTTCTTTTCAAGTTGGAGGCTTTGGAAAAACATCAGGATCTGGCGGTGGCGATTGTGGGATAGCTTTTGTACCAACAGCCGAAATGTGTAAAAAACTATATAAACGTTGGCTTGCTGCCGGCATTAAACCGCTTGATTTTAAAGAGGGCCGTGTCAGTATTGAAGTTATTGAAGACTAA
- the rpsN gene encoding 30S ribosomal protein S14, with protein MAKKAKVEKLKKQTAVVEKYAAKRLALKEAKDYEGLQKLPRNASPTRLKKRCRVTGRPRGYMNQFGMSRIAFRELAHKGQIPGVKKASW; from the coding sequence ATGGCTAAAAAAGCAAAAGTTGAAAAATTAAAAAAACAAACAGCTGTAGTAGAAAAATATGCAGCCAAACGACTTGCACTGAAAGAAGCGAAAGATTATGAGGGCTTACAAAAGTTACCACGCAATGCATCACCCACGCGCTTGAAAAAACGTTGCCGAGTAACAGGGCGGCCACGAGGTTATATGAATCAATTTGGCATGTCACGAATTGCTTTTCGTGAGTTGGCACATAAAGGGCAAATACCTGGTGTCAAAAAAGCAAGTTGGTAA
- the rpmG gene encoding 50S ribosomal protein L33, translating to MRINIILECTETGERNYITTKNKRTQPERIELMKYSPKLRRKTLHRETK from the coding sequence ATGAGAATTAATATTATATTGGAATGCACGGAAACAGGTGAACGTAATTATATCACCACTAAAAATAAACGCACACAACCTGAAAGAATTGAGTTAATGAAATATAGTCCCAAATTACGTCGAAAAACATTACATCGTGAAACAAAATAG
- a CDS encoding iron chelate uptake ABC transporter family permease subunit: MPHPKKLLIFKFSALSLLALMSILLYMLYRLGGSWEFALETRAVKIAALLLTAIAVAVSTLLFQTLTKNRILTPSIMGLDSLYMLLQTALVYFLGSSTQFLASKNINFLVTLLLMMVFSFLLYYILFGRLSHSIFTLLLFGIILGTLFQSGASFMQMLIDPDDFLIIQGKMFASFNAVNADVLMIATLFTLVALLYVAAIFKNLDVLQLGKDQTINLGISYNGMARHILIIVSILVSTSTALVGPVSFLGLLVVNLSYQYFTTHRHSILLPGTILIAIIALVLGQFIVEKLLTFSTTLSVIINFIGGIYFIYLLVKKGRK, encoded by the coding sequence ATGCCGCATCCTAAAAAATTACTGATTTTTAAGTTCAGTGCCCTCAGTTTATTAGCGTTGATGAGCATTTTGTTATACATGCTTTATCGACTTGGAGGCAGTTGGGAGTTTGCACTCGAAACACGTGCAGTTAAAATCGCTGCACTATTATTAACCGCAATTGCAGTCGCAGTATCAACGTTATTATTTCAAACGTTGACAAAGAACCGTATCTTAACACCAAGTATTATGGGGTTAGATTCGTTATACATGTTATTACAGACAGCGTTGGTTTACTTTCTCGGGAGTAGCACACAATTTTTAGCGAGTAAAAATATCAATTTTTTAGTAACCTTACTGTTGATGATGGTTTTTTCGTTCCTGCTTTACTATATTCTATTTGGGCGTTTAAGCCATTCTATTTTTACACTTTTATTATTTGGCATTATTTTAGGAACGTTGTTTCAAAGTGGTGCTTCATTTATGCAAATGCTGATTGATCCCGATGATTTTTTAATTATTCAAGGAAAAATGTTCGCAAGTTTTAACGCCGTAAATGCAGATGTGCTAATGATTGCAACGTTATTCACACTTGTCGCACTTTTATATGTGGCGGCAATATTTAAAAATCTTGATGTGCTCCAGTTGGGAAAAGATCAAACCATCAATTTAGGTATCTCATATAATGGGATGGCTCGGCATATCCTCATTATTGTATCTATTTTGGTTTCCACTTCAACGGCATTGGTTGGACCTGTAAGTTTTCTCGGGTTGTTAGTCGTTAATCTGAGTTATCAATATTTTACAACCCATCGACACAGTATTTTGTTACCTGGGACAATTTTGATTGCAATTATTGCCTTAGTATTAGGTCAATTTATTGTTGAAAAACTATTGACCTTTTCAACAACACTGAGTGTCATTATTAACTTCATAGGTGGTATCTATTTTATCTACCTACTCGTGAAGAAAGGACGGAAATAA
- a CDS encoding tripartite tricarboxylate transporter permease, with the protein MTLQLVFEMILASVGAAALYTLIGIAPGTDETAVLAPVTLALVLLGVEPIVVLAFFISAVVTLNLTDAIPVAVAGIPGGVMAAPMVPYGMILKKAGQSVIGIEKMASGAVIGTLVAVPVSLILASFLAPLSKVIAAYSAPVFFFGALFLALMSRNKVISILVIIPFAMLIQGLRYLYWGVGAVPETTTVSLSFFLGITIGPMIFSMLALLNKDHLATIKREDVRTIVIPKASNRKGFPNPFKLLTKKEAVATAASSLGGSLTFFMSPVGMTILFGEAVVNRIKDPIKKARMALASMDGLAHSTYIAGILIPLIALGIPLSPVAIGPANPLFNAAPVFTADHNMHHVLSYGDFVWATLIGSIIGLGLTYFFMMKYATHISRFVFKYIPHEAILGLFISLVAMLAYMDGGLINIAGVVLVAIVSGALSRLGVNYGVLFMAMYAAPWMLSKFF; encoded by the coding sequence ATGACCCTTCAACTTGTTTTTGAAATGATTTTGGCTTCTGTTGGTGCCGCAGCGCTCTATACACTTATCGGAATTGCTCCTGGGACTGATGAAACAGCTGTTTTAGCGCCAGTTACACTGGCATTGGTTTTACTAGGTGTAGAACCCATTGTTGTGTTAGCCTTCTTTATTTCAGCAGTAGTGACATTAAATCTAACTGATGCCATTCCAGTCGCTGTTGCCGGCATACCAGGTGGCGTAATGGCGGCTCCAATGGTGCCTTACGGCATGATTCTAAAAAAAGCCGGTCAGAGTGTTATCGGGATTGAAAAAATGGCATCAGGGGCTGTTATTGGTACTTTGGTTGCTGTACCGGTTAGTTTGATCTTAGCTTCGTTTTTAGCGCCATTATCCAAGGTTATCGCAGCTTACTCTGCTCCTGTCTTTTTCTTTGGTGCATTATTTCTCGCATTAATGAGCCGCAACAAAGTAATTTCTATCCTTGTGATTATACCTTTTGCGATGTTAATTCAAGGATTACGTTACCTTTATTGGGGTGTCGGTGCCGTTCCAGAAACAACGACTGTTTCTTTATCTTTTTTCCTCGGCATTACAATAGGACCGATGATTTTTAGTATGTTAGCACTCTTAAATAAAGATCATCTTGCAACAATTAAGCGTGAGGATGTCCGCACGATTGTTATTCCAAAAGCAAGCAATCGCAAAGGATTTCCTAACCCTTTTAAGTTATTAACAAAAAAAGAAGCCGTTGCAACGGCAGCTTCTTCACTTGGCGGTTCATTGACCTTTTTCATGAGCCCAGTAGGAATGACGATTCTTTTCGGGGAAGCCGTTGTTAATCGAATTAAAGACCCTATTAAAAAAGCACGGATGGCGTTAGCGAGTATGGATGGTTTAGCCCACTCCACCTACATTGCGGGAATTTTAATTCCTTTAATCGCTCTAGGCATTCCATTATCACCTGTGGCGATTGGACCTGCTAACCCACTGTTTAACGCTGCGCCTGTTTTCACAGCTGATCATAATATGCATCATGTGTTATCTTATGGTGATTTTGTTTGGGCAACATTGATTGGCTCTATTATTGGTCTAGGTCTTACTTATTTCTTCATGATGAAGTACGCGACACATATCTCGCGCTTTGTTTTTAAATATATTCCACATGAAGCGATTCTTGGTCTCTTCATTTCACTCGTTGCCATGCTTGCTTATATGGATGGTGGTTTAATCAACATCGCTGGCGTTGTGCTCGTTGCGATTGTATCCGGAGCATTATCGCGTTTAGGCGTTAATTATGGCGTGTTATTTATGGCGATGTATGCAGCACCGTGGATGTTAAGTAAATTTTTCTAA
- a CDS encoding ABC transporter permease, with translation MKTWLLLVITLVLSFVSLLIGVEDVPFTQLFHLTAEQQDILLISRLPRLLAIIIAGAGISICGMIMQRLTRNRFVSPTTAGTMDAARLGVLVAMMVFPTASMLQKISVAFTFALIGTLVFIQLLNRIPLKDPVLIPLIGLMFGGVLNAITTFFAYQNNLIQNINSWMQGDFSAILRGRYEWLYIALPLFVLVYLFANRITLAGLGDSVAVGLGLNYRLVVTIGLIIVSLMSAAIMLTVGSIPFLGLIVPNIVSLYMGDNLRQTLPLTALLGAAFVLVCDILGRVVIFPYEVSISLMVGMIGSVVFLYLLMRGEKHAAS, from the coding sequence GTGAAAACATGGTTATTGTTAGTTATTACATTAGTGCTTAGTTTTGTTTCCTTGTTGATAGGTGTTGAAGACGTACCTTTTACACAGCTGTTTCATTTAACTGCTGAACAACAAGATATTCTTTTGATCTCGCGTTTACCGCGTTTATTAGCCATTATCATCGCTGGAGCCGGCATTAGTATTTGTGGAATGATTATGCAGCGCCTCACACGTAATCGTTTTGTATCGCCAACAACAGCTGGAACAATGGATGCCGCTCGTTTAGGTGTTCTCGTTGCAATGATGGTGTTTCCAACAGCTTCAATGCTGCAAAAAATTTCGGTGGCATTCACCTTCGCTTTAATTGGGACGCTGGTGTTTATTCAGCTGCTGAATCGCATTCCATTAAAAGATCCGGTACTCATTCCGCTCATCGGATTGATGTTCGGTGGAGTTTTGAACGCTATTACCACATTTTTTGCTTATCAAAACAACTTAATCCAAAATATTAATTCTTGGATGCAAGGTGATTTTTCAGCAATTTTACGTGGTCGTTATGAATGGCTCTATATTGCATTGCCACTTTTTGTACTCGTTTACTTGTTTGCCAATCGGATCACATTGGCTGGTCTAGGGGATTCCGTAGCGGTAGGACTGGGCCTGAACTATCGCTTAGTGGTGACAATCGGTCTGATAATTGTATCATTAATGAGCGCTGCAATTATGTTGACCGTAGGGTCAATCCCGTTTCTTGGTTTAATTGTACCAAATATCGTCAGTCTTTACATGGGTGACAATCTCAGACAGACATTACCATTGACCGCACTGCTCGGTGCAGCATTTGTTTTAGTATGTGATATTTTAGGACGGGTTGTTATTTTTCCATACGAAGTATCGATTAGTTTGATGGTTGGAATGATTGGTAGTGTTGTGTTCCTCTATCTTTTAATGAGGGGGGAAAAACATGCCGCATCCTAA
- a CDS encoding ArsR/SmtB family transcription factor, with translation MEGKNLEQESLIAVTQLFKALSDPTRLKILLQIAQGEIAVNDIALAIDAKQSTVSHQLRLLKQANLVKTRREGTTIFYTVDDTHVIEILNQTIVHVSHQ, from the coding sequence ATGGAAGGAAAAAATTTAGAGCAAGAATCCCTAATCGCAGTGACACAATTATTTAAAGCATTAAGTGATCCCACACGATTGAAAATTTTACTGCAAATAGCCCAAGGCGAAATTGCTGTTAACGACATTGCTTTAGCAATTGATGCAAAACAATCGACAGTGTCTCACCAATTGAGATTGTTAAAGCAAGCAAATTTGGTGAAAACACGACGTGAAGGAACAACAATTTTTTATACTGTAGACGACACACATGTTATTGAAATTTTAAATCAAACCATCGTACATGTATCGCATCAATAA